A region from the Lycium barbarum isolate Lr01 chromosome 8, ASM1917538v2, whole genome shotgun sequence genome encodes:
- the LOC132606823 gene encoding uncharacterized protein LOC132606823 isoform X1 yields MQKVKMGKQTKPRRTENIGKGKVTPVQIAFIVDRYLSDNHFDETRNTFRSEASHLLSKSPIHEAPRSLLSLGAMLDEYICLKEQKVLLEQEKVQVQNLLKGMQQVMNGYNASANVMPPPPIVASSMPKLGAHVVQQTNGSPPISAGYCSAYTSPALISVSIPSNTAADNMNFSTPNSIPTTSKRKGSKEVSDAAIVAAKKSRTRSPTNQLPLKVLAGASSMPQATTDDEHNNILTPIINYSDPKTPPIESSSQTDKSISPVQICSEATSIKEDTPSHLLSSNHTIISSETIRLTPTKQIGYYSIERNHCVSTSSPVKANLNRSVKRDQVKGRLDFDASDIPSSSEVPQVPDRISTSDFVKEGDIFDLDLPNLDLLGANFSFSELLRDFDIDGQGIDYSCQDKLDFSPDSFSGSPYESGNVNIDANQITSQISSTVTEVFSEKDTSLLGPDTVKTVKSVTKRIQLLSPVKRNRSSRH; encoded by the exons ATGCAGAAAGTGAAAATGGGAAAACAAACAAAACCAAGAAGAACAGAAAACATAGGCAAAGGAAAAGTAACTCCTGTCCAAATTGCTTTCATAGTTGATCGTTACCTTTCCGACAACCATTTCGATGAAACCCGCAACACCTTCCGGTCTGAAGCTTCTCATCTCCTTTCTAAATCGCCCATCCATGAG GCGCCAAGGAGTTTGTTGAGTTTAGGAGCAATGTTGGATGAGTACATATGTTTGAAAGAGCAGAAAGTGTTACTAGAGCAAGAAAAAGTGCAGGTTCAGAATTTGCTAAAGGGAATGCAACAAGTTATGAACGGTTACAATGCAAGTGCAAATGTGATGCCACCTCCCCCAATTGTTGCTTCTTCAATGCCCAAATTAGGCGCTCATGTGGTCCAACAAACTAATGGGTCTCCCCCAATTTCAGCAG GTTATTGTTCTGCATACACTAGTCCAGCCCTAATATCAGTATCAATACCTTCCAACACTGCTGCTGATAACATGAATTTTTCTACTCCAAATTCCATTCCAACAACTTCAAAAAGAAAAGGGTCCAAGGAGGTTTCAGATGCTGCCATAGTAGCTGCCAAGAAATCTCGTACACGGTCACCCACCAATCAGTTGCCACTTAAAG TCCTTGCAGGTGCTAGTTCAATGCCACAAGCAACTACAGATGATGAGCATAACAACATTTTGACCCCTATAATTAATTATTCCGACCCTAAGACACCTCCAATAGAGTCTTCATCCCAAACTGACAAATCTATCTCTCCGGTTCAAATTTGTTCAGAAGCAACTTCGATCAAAGAAGATACTCCCTCTCATCTACTGTCGAGTAACCACACTATAATCTCTTCAGAGACAATTCGATTGACCCCCACCAAACAAATAGGATACTATTCCATAGAGAGAAATCATTGTGTTTCAACTTCCTCACCAGTTAAAGCAAACCTGAATAGGTCTGTGAAGAGAGATCAAGTAAAAGGTAGGTTAGATTTTGATGCCTCGGACATTCCAAGTAGTTCAGAAGTACCACAAGTTCCTGACAGGATTTCTACATCTGATTTTGTTAAGGAAGGAGATATTTTTGACTTGGATTTACCTAACTTAGATCTTCTCGGTGCGAATTTTAGTTTTTCTGAGCTGCTGCGTGATTTTGACATTGATGGACAAGGGATTGATTATTCTTGCCAGGACAAACTGGACTTTTCTCCAGATTCCTTTTCAGG GTCACCATATGAGTCTGGAAATGTCAACATTGATGCAAACCAAATAACATCACAGATTTCATCTACAGTTACTGAAGTCTTTTCAGAGAAAGATACAAGTTTACTAG GTCCAGATACTGTGAAAACTGTGAAATCTGTTACGAAACGTATCCAACTTTTAAGTCCTG TTAAGCGTAATAGAAGCTCGAGACATTAG
- the LOC132606823 gene encoding uncharacterized protein LOC132606823 isoform X2 produces MQKVKMGKQTKPRRTENIGKGKVTPVQIAFIVDRYLSDNHFDETRNTFRSEASHLLSKSPIHEAPRSLLSLGAMLDEYICLKEQKVLLEQEKVQVQNLLKGMQQVMNGYNASANVMPPPPIVASSMPKLGAHVVQQTNGSPPISAGYCSAYTSPALISVSIPSNTAADNMNFSTPNSIPTTSKRKGSKEVSDAAIVAAKKSRTRSPTNQLPLKGASSMPQATTDDEHNNILTPIINYSDPKTPPIESSSQTDKSISPVQICSEATSIKEDTPSHLLSSNHTIISSETIRLTPTKQIGYYSIERNHCVSTSSPVKANLNRSVKRDQVKGRLDFDASDIPSSSEVPQVPDRISTSDFVKEGDIFDLDLPNLDLLGANFSFSELLRDFDIDGQGIDYSCQDKLDFSPDSFSGSPYESGNVNIDANQITSQISSTVTEVFSEKDTSLLGPDTVKTVKSVTKRIQLLSPVKRNRSSRH; encoded by the exons ATGCAGAAAGTGAAAATGGGAAAACAAACAAAACCAAGAAGAACAGAAAACATAGGCAAAGGAAAAGTAACTCCTGTCCAAATTGCTTTCATAGTTGATCGTTACCTTTCCGACAACCATTTCGATGAAACCCGCAACACCTTCCGGTCTGAAGCTTCTCATCTCCTTTCTAAATCGCCCATCCATGAG GCGCCAAGGAGTTTGTTGAGTTTAGGAGCAATGTTGGATGAGTACATATGTTTGAAAGAGCAGAAAGTGTTACTAGAGCAAGAAAAAGTGCAGGTTCAGAATTTGCTAAAGGGAATGCAACAAGTTATGAACGGTTACAATGCAAGTGCAAATGTGATGCCACCTCCCCCAATTGTTGCTTCTTCAATGCCCAAATTAGGCGCTCATGTGGTCCAACAAACTAATGGGTCTCCCCCAATTTCAGCAG GTTATTGTTCTGCATACACTAGTCCAGCCCTAATATCAGTATCAATACCTTCCAACACTGCTGCTGATAACATGAATTTTTCTACTCCAAATTCCATTCCAACAACTTCAAAAAGAAAAGGGTCCAAGGAGGTTTCAGATGCTGCCATAGTAGCTGCCAAGAAATCTCGTACACGGTCACCCACCAATCAGTTGCCACTTAAAG GTGCTAGTTCAATGCCACAAGCAACTACAGATGATGAGCATAACAACATTTTGACCCCTATAATTAATTATTCCGACCCTAAGACACCTCCAATAGAGTCTTCATCCCAAACTGACAAATCTATCTCTCCGGTTCAAATTTGTTCAGAAGCAACTTCGATCAAAGAAGATACTCCCTCTCATCTACTGTCGAGTAACCACACTATAATCTCTTCAGAGACAATTCGATTGACCCCCACCAAACAAATAGGATACTATTCCATAGAGAGAAATCATTGTGTTTCAACTTCCTCACCAGTTAAAGCAAACCTGAATAGGTCTGTGAAGAGAGATCAAGTAAAAGGTAGGTTAGATTTTGATGCCTCGGACATTCCAAGTAGTTCAGAAGTACCACAAGTTCCTGACAGGATTTCTACATCTGATTTTGTTAAGGAAGGAGATATTTTTGACTTGGATTTACCTAACTTAGATCTTCTCGGTGCGAATTTTAGTTTTTCTGAGCTGCTGCGTGATTTTGACATTGATGGACAAGGGATTGATTATTCTTGCCAGGACAAACTGGACTTTTCTCCAGATTCCTTTTCAGG GTCACCATATGAGTCTGGAAATGTCAACATTGATGCAAACCAAATAACATCACAGATTTCATCTACAGTTACTGAAGTCTTTTCAGAGAAAGATACAAGTTTACTAG GTCCAGATACTGTGAAAACTGTGAAATCTGTTACGAAACGTATCCAACTTTTAAGTCCTG TTAAGCGTAATAGAAGCTCGAGACATTAG
- the LOC132606824 gene encoding fructose-1,6-bisphosphatase, chloroplastic-like encodes MAQAIPRITWNTKFSSSSSIAHHFPNFHLLPINIKRSQQLLNGNFSSNSRIRCKAASLEGAKTAPAQIKKPKNRYEMVNLTTWLLQQEQAGNIDAELAIVLSSISLACKQIASLLQRSSIVNLTGAQGTVNIQGEDQKKLDVISNELFCNCLRSSGRTGIIASEEEDVPVAVEETYSGNYIVVFDPIDGSANIDIALTTGSIFGIYGPDQQCLVDYDDDSTTIDQAREKCIVSVCQPGSNLVAAGYCLYSSSVVYTISVGDGVYAFTLDPAYGEFVLTHEDIKIPKAGRIYSFNEGNYDLWDEKLQNYIDHLRQPGPNGKPYSGRYIGCLVGEIHRMLLYGGIYGNPKNKNSKNGNLRLLYECAPMSYIIEQAGGKATDGTQRILEIMPEQIHQRTGIFIGSPEEIEKLEKYLA; translated from the exons ATGGCTCAAGCAATTCCAAGAATTACTTGGAACACCAAATTCTCAAGCTCTTCTTCCATTGCTCATCACTTTCCTAATTTCCATCTccttcccatcaatatcaagagATCACAACAGCTCCTCAATGGCAATTTCAGTTCTAATTCAAGAATTCGCTGCAAAGCAGCAAGCTTGGAAGGAGCAAAAACAGCCCCAGCACAGATCAAGAAACCGAAAAACCGATATGAAATGGTTAACTTGACAACATGGCTATTGCAGCAAGAACAAGCAGGCAATATAGATGCAGAATTAGCCATAGTTCTTTCAAGCATATCATTAGCCTGCAAACAAATCGCATCGCTTTTACAAAGGTCCAGCATTGTTAACCTTACTGGAGCTCAAGGCACTGTTAATATCCAAGGTGAAGATCAAAAGAAACTTGATGTTATATCCAATGAG TTGTTCTGCAATTGTCTAAGATCAAGTGGGAGGACAGGGATTATAGCATCAGAGGAAGAAGATGTACCAGTGGCAGTTGAAGAAACTTATTCTGGAAATTATATTGTAGTGTTTGACCCCATTGATGGATCTGCTAACATTGATATTGCCTTAACCACAGGATCAATTTTTGGAATTTATGGTCCAGATCAGCAATGCCTCGTAGACTATGATGATGATTCCACTACA ATTGACCAAGCCAGGGAGAAGTGTATAGTTAGTGTTTGCCAGCCAGGGAGCAATTTAGTAGCAGCAGGGTATTGTCTTTATTCAAGTTCAGTAGTCTATACAATCTCGGTAGGAGACGGAGTTTATGCATTTACTCTAGATCCAGCATACGGAGAATTTGTTTTGACACATGAAGATATCAAAATACCAAAGGCTGGAAGAATCTATTCCTTTAATGAGGGAAATTATGATCTATGGGATGAGAAATTGCAGAATTATATTGACCACTTAAGGCAACCAGGTCCTAATGGCAAGCCATATTCAGGGCGTTACATAGGTTGTCTTGTTGGCGAAATCCACAGAATGCTGTTGTATGGTGGTATTTATGGCAACCCTAAGAACAAGAACAGCAAAAATGGGAACTTGAGGCTCTTGTATGAGTGTGCCCCGATGAGCTATATCATAGAACAAGCTGGTGGCAAAGCAACAGATGGCACCCAAAGGATACTAGAAATCATGCCTGAGCAG ATACATCAGCGAACAGGTATTTTTATTGGAAGCCCAGAAGAAATTGAGAAGCTGGAAAAGTACCTTGCCTGA
- the LOC132606825 gene encoding fructose-1,6-bisphosphatase 1, chloroplastic-like, translating to MAASTATVPTTSNFTFSNSHSIISSLSLFQHKTTSFLCTKNNIKRNCRHGGIKCMVLEKSSAAEATKTKKHSVYKLETLTNWLLKQEQDRVIDAELTIVLSSISMACKQITSLVQRAGISKLTGVHGAVNVQGEDQKKLDVVSNGVFSNCLRASGRTGIIASEEEDVPVAVEESYYGNYIVVFDPLDGSSNIDAAVSTGSIFGIYSPNDDCLVDLEDTTTLDTVEQRCIVNVCQPGNNLLAAGYCMYSSSVIFVLTLGNGVFSFTLDPMFGEFILTQENIQIPKAGKIYAFNEGNYQLWDDRLKKYIDHLKDPGPNCKPYSARYIGSLVGDFHRTLLYGGIYGYPRDKKSRNGKLRLLYECAPMSFIVEQAGGKGSDGQQRILDIQPVEIHQRVPLYIGSTEEVEKLEKYLS from the exons ATGGCAGCATCAACAGCCACAGTACCAACAACTTCAAACTTTACCTTCTCAAACTCTCATTCCATTATCTCTAGCCTTTCCCTGTTCCAGCACAAAACTACTTCATTTTTGTGCACAAAAAACAACATAAAGAGAAATTGTAGACATGGTGGAATAAAGTGCATGGTCTTGGAGAAGAGTAGTGCAGCAGAGGCTACAAAAACCAAGAAACATAGTGTGTATAAGCTTGAGACATTAACTAACTGGCTGTTGAAGCAAGAACAAGATCGGGTTATTGATGCTGAACTTACCATTGTTCTTTCGAGTATTTCTATGGCTTGTAAGCAGATTACTTCTCTGGTTCAGAGAGCTGGCATTTCCAAACTTACTGGAGTTCATGGTGCTGTTAATGTTCAAGGAGAGGACCAGAAGAAGCTTGATGTTGTCTCTAACGGG GTATTCTCAAATTGTCTAAGGGCAAGTGGCCGGACAGGTATTATAGCATCAGAGGAAGAGGACGTGCCAGTGGCAGTAGAAGAGAGTTACTACGGGAACTATATCGTGGTGTTTGACCCTCTTGATGGTTCATCAAATATTGATGCTGCTGTATCTACAGGTTCTATCTTTGGTATATACAGTCCAAATGACGATTGCCTTGTTGATCTTGAAGATACCACCACG CTTGACACCGTGGAGCAGAGGTGCATAGTGAATGTGTGCCAACCAGGGAACAACCTTTTAGCGGCAGGGTACTGCATGTACTCAAGCTCAGTGATCTTCGTGCTCACGTTGGGGAACGGAGTCTTTTCCTTCACCTTGGATCCAATGTTTGGAGAATTCATTCTGACTCAAGAAAACATACAAATTCCAAAGGCTGGAAAGATCTACGCATTTAATGAAGGAAATTATCAGTTATGGGATGACAGGTTGAAGAAGTACATCGATCATTTGAAGGACCCCGGTCCTAATTGTAAGCCTTACTCTGCCAGGTATATTGGCAGTTTGGTTGGTGATTTTCATAGGACTCTTTTATATGGAGGTATTTATGGCTACCCGCGAGACAAGAAGAGCAGGAACGGGAAGTTGAGGCTTTTGTATGAGTGTGCCCCGATGAGCTTTATTGTGGAACAAGCCGGTGGCAAAGGATCTGATGGCCAACAAAGGATTCTTGATATTCAACCGGTTGAG ATACACCAACGCGTTCCATTGTACATTGGAAGCACAGAAGAAGTTGAAAAATTGGAGAAGTACTTAAGTTAA